The Candidatus Hydrogenedentota bacterium genomic interval CCGCCCAATGAAATGAATGTAATTTGGCAAGTTCGAGTGAGCGAACCCAGCGGAAAACGGTGGTACAGCCGTTTCAAATTTATGGCAGAAGACAAAGCGAAGAACCGTCTTGATCCTGCACAAAACAATTCTGTCCATGTGTATTGGCAATGGCAAACACAGGCAGAAATCTTAGGCGATCTTGACATGAATGAACACGCGCCGAAATTGGAGTGGAAATTGCGCACCCCGACGATGCCCGATTCCGGGAATGCCTGTGCGCCCTTGGCGCGGTTTCGCTTGTATCGCGCCACAACGGGAGGCGCATTAGAATATTTAGGCATCAGTGATTGGATTCGAGGGCCCTTGCGCGACACCACCTTGTTTAACAACGACATTACCCGCCAAAGCTTACGGCAATGGTCCAATAAGAGCAAAGGTTTCAATCTTCATTTAGATATTATTGGCGCAGATGAAGCAGGCAATGTCCAATATGATCCGGGACCGGCAAGCTCCATCACGCAACTTGTAGACCCGACGACCAATCTTCCAACACCCAATGAAGGGGTTGATTCTCGATATTGGGATGAGGAAATACGGGACTATCGCAATGAAGCATTGGATACGGCTGTACACGTGCAGCTTTTTCATGAACAGTATTTCGACGGTGAGATCTACACGATCACCGATTTCGGCACGGCAACACGTGTCCCGCTGCCATCCCTTTGCGCTGCCTGTAATACACGGGTTAATGCAAGGGTTTGGTTCAAATCCATGGTTCCTTCGCAAACAATAGGGACACAGCAGATTTTATGGAAATTTTATAAGGACGGTATGCTCGCCGCCCGTGGTGTCATCGATGAGTGGCAAGTTCCTTACCCCTTGATGGCATTGTTGCGAAACAACGTGACCGTGAACGCGAATTTAATGGATTTCGACACTGCAGCAGGCTTGATCGGCGGAACCCACACCCTCGCGCCGGCAGACTATTTAAGCAGGCCGCCCGCAATGAATCCCTGTGTTCCCACAAGCCCATGCGAAGATTTGGGAGAATTTGACTGGAGACTGGGCGATGAAGGGCGCCCGCCTGATTTCAACAACAATCCCAATGAAGCTCCGGCACGGCGCCGTGAAGTGCAGTATTTAATCACTGCGCAAACGGTCATCAATGGCAATATCATAGATACTACCCCTGCCACGGCCCGCTTTTCAGTCTATCCTTTGGAAACTGAAGTAGTCAACCGCGATGAATCACCGGTTCGTGAGTATACCCAATAGTAGCGATAACCTACAGATAAATGAAGCATATCAATTATTTTATAAAAAGTGGAGAAGAGAAGATGGTGAATGTTCAAAATATCGGGGGTCGTCACCTATGCAAGACCGGCGCTTGGATCGTACTCCTTGTTTTTATATGCCAAGCCGCTTTTGCCCAATTCTTACCTGACACCGCGGATGATACATGGACGACCAACGGCCCTGTCTACGCACTCAAAGCATTAGAACAAACCATGTATGTGGGCGGCTATTTCGATTATATGGGACCGGAAACAGGCAATTTTGTTCCCATTGATAAGGCAGGCGTCCTCGCTTCCAACACATTCCCCAATGTCTTAGGTACCGTCCACGCCTGTGTATCCGACGATAACGGCGGCTGGTATATTGGCGGCGATTTCACCTATGTGCACAAAAAAAAGCGGCTCCATGTCGCCCATCTGATACCGTCCGAAGATGGACTGACACTGGACGAGGGCTTCAATCCGGTATTCAATGATACCGTTTACGCTCTTGCTTATTCTTCTGCTGCAAATACCCTTTATGTGGGCGGAAAATTTCTAACGGTCAATAAGGTTTCACAAAAATATCTTGCCGCTGTTTATACGTCCGGGCAGCTTCGCGAAGATTGGAATCCTCAGCCCGATGATTTTGTCCTCGCTCTGTTGCTCTCCCCGAATAAAACACGCCTTTACGTTTCAGGTCTGTTCAAGAACATCAATGCCGAGCTGATGCCCTTAATAAAAAACGCCCCTACGGAAGGACGCAAAAATTGGAGCCGCTCTTTCCTCGCAGCCGTCAATACCAACAACAGCCTTCCATATTACGGACAATTGACACGGTGGGATCCCAAACCCAACGGTATAGTCGAAACCTTATGTCTCGCGCCTCTAACAGAAACGGTTCGTCGAAAGATTGATGGCCAAAAGGTAACCCTTGTTGTCAACCCCCCGGAAGACACAACGTACTGGTATGTGGAAGAACGTCTGCCTCCAGGCTTGACAGCAAGCGACATTACAGGTCCGAATTCTTTTCTGATACCCGGGCAACAAAAAATTATCTTTTCTGCCAATAATGACGCCCCCGCCACACTGACCTATCAAGTTAAAGGTTCTGATAACGAATATACTATAGCCGGCAATTACCGTATCAACGATGAAAGTGATTTGGTCATTGGAGGAGATCAGACCGTGTTCATCGGCGTAGAAAACCCACCCGCCGCTGAAACTGTGGAACCCCATACCCTTTTTGTGGGCGGATCCTTTAGCAAAATTGGCGGTGTAACCAAAAACTTTATCGCGGCCATTGACAGTGACATCCCCGGAAAAGCGGCAAACTGGGGCATTTATTGCAATAATCCTGTCAAGACGCTCTATTATGATGGTGATGATGATGGCGCTGATACTTTTGTTTATGCAGGCGGAACCTTTGATTTCATGGGAACAAGAAAGAGACAATACATTGCAGCTTTGGACAGTCAAACAGCAGTTTTAAGAAAAAATTGGCCCGTCAATAAATCTGAAGGGGATCATGATATTCCCGAGCCGAATGAGGATCAAGACAAAGGTGCATTTAATTACTTGGTCACTTCCTTAGCGGCAGATGGGGATCAACTCTATGTGGGCGGTTTCTTTACGAGATTTGGCGGTCAGGTCGACGACGACGACAACACCTCAGGCGAAGAGCGGATTCGGCTGGCAGCACTTTCAAGGAGCACCCCATCCGACAATGCCCTGCTGCCCTGGAATCCCGGCGCCGGCGGAACACCCTTGACGCTGAACGTACGACGCGGTAATAACGAAGTCACGATTTGGGCGGGTGGCGAATTAACCATTATCAACGGGGAACCTAGAAATTGTCTCGCCGCCATTAACTTGAATACCGGCCGTCTCCTTGCAGGCTTTAAACCGGAAGTTGATAATACCGTCTATGCCTTAGAAATTTCTAATAATCCATCAAGACTGTATGCAGGTGGACTGTTTCAACAAATCGATGGCAAAGAGATAAAGTATATTGCCCAATGGGATTTGGATACTGGAACAGCAACTCCCATTCTTGGAATTTCAATTAACCAAGAAATCCGTGCGCTCGCATTGGTTCCTCCTGTGAATAATACAGACCCACAACGTTTATATTTCGGCGGGAAAGAGTTGCTCGGTTATGTAGATCCCGATAAGAAGGAAACGAAGACTTTAACCGGCGAGACCGTTTATGATCTCGCCTATTCCAATCAAAGGAATTCTATTTATGTAGGCGGCAGCTCCACGAACCGAGGATGGGTCCGCGCCTATAATCGTGCGCTTGCGCAAGTACTTCCACAGATAAGCGCAGATGCCACGGTCAGAGCCTTGGCTATACCGGATGATTCCACCCTTTACGTTGGAGGCGATTTTACAACATTTAATGGCGCAAACGCCCAACATATTACCGCTGTCAAGCTGTTTAATAACGACTGGCAGCCGGGACTCCAGGAATGGAAGCCATCGATATTCGGCGATGTTCACGATCTGGGATATTCCAACAAGGCAGCGCCCCTCTATATAGCCGGAAATTTCATGGAAGCGTCATCTACCGAATCTCCTCTAAATAAGGAAAAATACCACAACTTCGCCTCCGTCGGTATCACTACTGGTTCCTGTTGTTACGGCCGTCTCTGTATGGAAGATGAATTTAAACGTAATTTTATCTTTTTACAACCCGT includes:
- a CDS encoding DUF5011 domain-containing protein, with amino-acid sequence MVNVQNIGGRHLCKTGAWIVLLVFICQAAFAQFLPDTADDTWTTNGPVYALKALEQTMYVGGYFDYMGPETGNFVPIDKAGVLASNTFPNVLGTVHACVSDDNGGWYIGGDFTYVHKKKRLHVAHLIPSEDGLTLDEGFNPVFNDTVYALAYSSAANTLYVGGKFLTVNKVSQKYLAAVYTSGQLREDWNPQPDDFVLALLLSPNKTRLYVSGLFKNINAELMPLIKNAPTEGRKNWSRSFLAAVNTNNSLPYYGQLTRWDPKPNGIVETLCLAPLTETVRRKIDGQKVTLVVNPPEDTTYWYVEERLPPGLTASDITGPNSFLIPGQQKIIFSANNDAPATLTYQVKGSDNEYTIAGNYRINDESDLVIGGDQTVFIGVENPPAAETVEPHTLFVGGSFSKIGGVTKNFIAAIDSDIPGKAANWGIYCNNPVKTLYYDGDDDGADTFVYAGGTFDFMGTRKRQYIAALDSQTAVLRKNWPVNKSEGDHDIPEPNEDQDKGAFNYLVTSLAADGDQLYVGGFFTRFGGQVDDDDNTSGEERIRLAALSRSTPSDNALLPWNPGAGGTPLTLNVRRGNNEVTIWAGGELTIINGEPRNCLAAINLNTGRLLAGFKPEVDNTVYALEISNNPSRLYAGGLFQQIDGKEIKYIAQWDLDTGTATPILGISINQEIRALALVPPVNNTDPQRLYFGGKELLGYVDPDKKETKTLTGETVYDLAYSNQRNSIYVGGSSTNRGWVRAYNRALAQVLPQISADATVRALAIPDDSTLYVGGDFTTFNGANAQHITAVKLFNNDWQPGLQEWKPSIFGDVHDLGYSNKAAPLYIAGNFMEASSTESPLNKEKYHNFASVGITTGSCCYGRLCMEDEFKRNFIFLQPVYTIAFTDDSENMVIGGAFTGEGYYKGNNNFEFQSRSHLLHFNTPDLPPEIRDVPEDNLFECGDSLKFSCNDDGTLTIDHTASAESPGNSWEVKGWDDLSSPVEVRAFLDDEDLCDKTIVEPIVLEVGTYEIEFILWDAERNRCWCDYSCQSTSETWVFEVKDTLPPTITLFGTNPLYIDCNTLFIDPSCSAYDHCDGDLTYKVERSPNVNTSLPGDHYTVTYTVTDSAHNTGIEVRTVIVSDNCEGEGEGPSEGEPVEGEEPVEGEVEGEGEGEGEGEGEGEGEGEGEGEGEGEGEGEGEGEGEGEDDEVTGIYCDAFADPYTGELIFNVAGKAVAQAIRTVDKNNSYTRFHDYYAWDLNTDGIKDHLQFGILAKILCLKEEDPCITLPSEIVDVEKIEAIWEMNVA